One genomic region from Oncorhynchus clarkii lewisi isolate Uvic-CL-2024 chromosome 21, UVic_Ocla_1.0, whole genome shotgun sequence encodes:
- the LOC139378778 gene encoding transcription intermediary factor 1-alpha-like isoform X2, with translation MDESPEAAVDNDDLVIIVENEAESLPVEEERAKQLGGSIGLMDTCPVCKLNFHNREPKLLPCLHSFCKKCLPPPSRNLVNTEQRRDPQLQADNSKPLNVIRCPVCRQECWEVEVLDNFFVKDSVEVPSSTVEKTSQVCMSCDDNTEATGFCVECVEFLCVTCIEAHQRVKFTRDHTIRQKEEMSPEAVGASSQKPVFCDIHKQEPLKLFCETCDRLTCRDCQLLKHKDHNYQFLEDAYRNHRQHLENMTHQLQEKRKAIEEVSNCINNGLQQVDENRKSVTNEIKKSICNLIMEINRKGKILVNQLETLTKDHEVGLKKQQEDVSHLTRHLDHVINFTKWATASHSGTALLYCKRLILCQIHYLMRANCNASIVPQSSVRFQCRSGFWASNVDLGSLAVERIPGRQPSSMQQGFPPGQPGPGPRGEGPPGAFPPGSSAHQRGSTLAQLQLQVEKLAQHPNRAGQPPPNHWSWYQQGLKLPGPGGPPPQRPHQGGSPSQGPPNMVQIQQPGRSYGPPGPQTHPNPRSPTSMLQNAGFPPQSLRDLIHNSSFPPKPMDVLQGTSRYSHAPPPNTGPISTQASIHQRNMMEAAQLRRSDPSGASSSLSMPNPRASYAPSLATAFPDRHAQGRQNSPMSKSSSETNIGSASWKRTEPNAVAPPSSAKRRRRSSPGPIIVIKDEPEDDDEVSFVQSSVGASASLPDSSTGIQPKPQPQQQSLPAPMVEPQPEPQPEPQPQPEPQPQPEPQPEPQPETQPETQVELEADPQPDPEKAPCVPEDDPNEDWCAVCQNGGELLCCDRCPKVFHLNCHIPTLRESPSGEWFCSFCRDLTSPEMEYNPDSQVELPAMKEEPGSEGFPPVDKRKCERLLLCIYCNEFSTDFQEPASPSSIPEYKELIETPMDLSIVKSRLESKESPRYCSAEEFVKDVRLIFRNCAKYYQADTEVGGAGLSLEEYFEEQLKFLYQDRSFPGGREEGMIPPVEDEMEEGMEDDGMAPNEGDMPPVEDDLTPVEEGMPSMEKEGTEEGMDLVEGEMEEEGIPPLEESMEEEETSPVKEDSLPCDATEPVDPSIRGASSPNLSSKEAPQPLSDTPDNPPCEEAPQPLSDTPDNPPDSQGTSTADSQDTSPAAGLATENEGMTEEVRDKAEEE, from the exons ATGGATGAGAGCCCAGAAGCTGCTGTGGACAACGATGACCTTGTTATTATAGTGGAAAACGAGGCAGAGAGCTTGCCAGTTGAAGAGGAGAGGGCGAAACAGCTAGGAGGTAGCATCGGTCTCATGGACACTTGCCCTGTCTGTAAGTTGAATTTCCACAATCGAGAGCCGAAACTTCTGCCATGCCTCCACTCTTTCTGCAAGAAGTGTCTTCCACCCCCTTCAAGGAACTTAGTCAACACTGAACAACGTCGCGACCCGCAACTTCAAGCGGACAACTCGAAACCAC TCAATGTGATCCGCTGCCCAGTTTGTCGACAAGAGTGCTGGGAGGTGGAGGTGCTGGATAACTTCTTTGTGAAGGACTCTGTGGAGGTTCCCAGCAGCACAGTGGAGAAAACCAGTCAG GTGTGTATGAGTTGTGATGACAACACCGAGGCCACAGGGTtctgtgtggagtgtgtggagtTCCTGTGTGTGACGTGTATTGAGGCCCACCAGAGGGTCAAGTTCACCAGGGATCATACTATACGGCAGAAGGAAGAGATGTCCCCAG AGGCTGTGGGTGCGTCCTCACAGAAGCCAGTGTTCTGTGACATCCACAAGCAGGAGCCCCTCAAACTGTTCTGTGAGACCTGTGACCGTCTCACATGCAGGGACTGTCAGCTGCTCAAGCACAAAGACCACAA TTACCAGTTCCTTGAAGACGCCTACAGAAACCACAGGCAACACCTGGAAAACATGACGCATCAGCTACAGGAGAAGAGGAAAGCCATAGAAGAAGTGTCCAATTGCATCAACAATGG ACTCCAGCAAGTCGATGAAAACCGCAAGTCTGTCACCAATGAGATAAAGAAGTCAATTTGCAACTTGATCATGGAGATCAACAGAAAGGGAAAAATCTTGGTCAATCAACTTGAG ACACTGACGAAGGACCATGAGGTCGGACTAAAGAAACAACAAGAAGATGTCAGCCACCTGACCAGACATCTAGATCACGTCATCAACTTCACCAAGTGGGCCACAGCCAGTCACAGTGGCACAGCTCTCCTGTACTGCAAGAGACTG ATTCTTTGCCAAATCCATTACCTAATGAGGGCCAACTGTAACGCATCCATCGTCCCTCAGAGCTCAGTCCGCTTCCAGTGTCGCTCCGGTTTCTGGGCCTCAAATGTCGATCTCG GGTCTTTGGCAGTAGAGAGAATCCCTGGTCGGCAGCCCAGTTCCATGCAGCAGGGCTTCCCTCCTGGCCAGCCTGGCCCTGGCCCCAGAGGAGAGGGCCCTCCCGGGGCTTTCCCTCCAGGCTCCTCCGCACACCAGCGTGGGAGCACCCTGGCTCAGCTCCAGCTGCAGGTAGAGAAGCTTGCCCAGCACCCCAACAGGGCTGGACAGCCCCCTCCCAACCACTGGTCCTGGTACCAGCAGGGTCTGAAGCTCCCGGGGCCAGGGGGCCCCCCTCCACAGAGGCCCCACCAGGGGGGTTCTCCGTCGCAAGGTCCCCCCAACATGGTCCAGATCCAACAGCCGGGCCGGAGTTACGGACCCCCCGGGCCCCAAACCCATCCCAACCCCAGGAGCCCCACCTCTATGCTGCAAAACGCAGGATTCCCTCCTCAG TCTCTGAGGGATCTCATCCACAACTCCAGCTTTCCTCCCAAACCAATGGATGTGTTACAGGGTACCTCTCGCTACTCTCATGCACCCCCTCCCAACACAGGACCCATCAGCACTCAAGCCTCTATACACCAG CGTAACATGATGGAAGCCGCACAACTGAGGAGGAGTGACCCCAGTGGAGCTTCATCATCATTATCCATGCCCAACCCCAGAGCTAGTTATGCTCCGAGCCTAGCTACTGCCTTCCCAGACAGACATG caCAAGGAAGACAGAATTCCCCCATGTCCAAATCTTCCTCTGAAACCAACATAGG GTCTGCTTCCTGGAAGCGCACAGAGCCTAATGCGGTGGCTCCCCCCTCCTCAGCTAAGCGGAGGCGAAGGTCATCCCCCGGACCAATCATCGTCATCAAGGACGAACCAGAGGACGATGACGAAGTCAGCTTT GTGCAGTCTAGTGTTGGAGCCTCAGCCAGCCTGCCAGACAGCAGTACAGGCATCCAGCCCAAGCCCCAGCCCCAGCAGCAATCTCTCCCAGCACCCATGGTGGAGCCCCAGCCGGAGCCCCAGCCggagccccagccccagccggagccccagccccagccgGAGCCCCAGCCGGAGCCCCAGCCAGAGACCCAGCCAGAGACCCAGGTAGAGCTAGAGGCAGACCCCCAACCAGACCCAGAAAAGGCCCCATGTGTCCCTGAAGACGACCCCAATGAAGACTGGTGCGCTGTGTGTCAGAATGGGGGAGAACTGCTCTGCTGTGACCGATGTCCCAAAGTCTTCCATCTGAACTGTCATATACCTACACTTAGAGAGTCTCCCAG TGGTGAGTGGTTCTGTTCGTTCTGTCGTGACCTGACCAGTCCTGAGATGGAGTATAACCCAGATAGCCAGGTAGAATTGCCAGCCATGAAGGAGGAGCCAGGATCAGAGGGATTCCCTCCAGTTGATAAAAGGAAATGTGAGAGACTGTTGCTCTGCATCTACTGCAACGAGTTCAGTACAGATTTCCAGGAGCCTGCCTCACCGTCG TCAATCCCAGAGTATAAGGAGCTGATTGAGACTCCAATGGACCTGTCCATAGTGAAGAGCAGGCTGGAATCTAAGGAGAGCCCGCGTTACTGCAGTGCTGAGGAGTTTGTCAAGGATGTCAGGCTCATATTCAGGAACTGTGCAAAGTATTACCAG GCAGACACTGAGGTGGGAGGTGCAGGACTGAGCCTGGAGGAGTACTTTGAGGAGCAGCTGAAGTTCCTCTACCAAGACAGGAGCTTCCCTGGGGGCAGAGAGGAGGGCATGATACCCCCTGTGGAGGACGAGATGGAAGAAGGGATGGAAGACGATGGGATGGCTCCTAACGAAGGGGATATGCCCCCTGTTGAGGACGACCTAACACCTGTTGAAGAAGGGATGCCTTCTATGGAGAAAGAAGGAACTGAAGAGGGGATGGATCTtgtggaaggagagatggaggaagaagggaTACCTCCTTTAGAAGAGAGCATGGAAGAGGAAGAGACTTCTCCAGTGAAAGAAGACTCACTACCTTGTGATGCTACTGAACCAGTAGATCCATCAATAAGGGGTGCATCATCTCCCAACCTTTCCAGCAAGGAGGCTCCCCAACCCCTCTCAGATACTCCAGACAACCCTCCCTGCGAGGAGGCCCCCCAACCCCTCTCGGATACCCCAGACAACCCTCCTGACTCCCAGGGCACCAGCACTGCTGACTCCCAGGACACCAGCCCTGCTGCAGGCTTAGCCACAGAAAATGAGGGGATGACTGAAGAAGTGAGAGACAAAGCAGAAGAGGAATGA
- the LOC139378778 gene encoding transcription intermediary factor 1-alpha-like isoform X1, producing the protein MDESPEAAVDNDDLVIIVENEAESLPVEEERAKQLGGSIGLMDTCPVCKLNFHNREPKLLPCLHSFCKKCLPPPSRNLVNTEQRRDPQLQADNSKPREILNVIRCPVCRQECWEVEVLDNFFVKDSVEVPSSTVEKTSQVCMSCDDNTEATGFCVECVEFLCVTCIEAHQRVKFTRDHTIRQKEEMSPEAVGASSQKPVFCDIHKQEPLKLFCETCDRLTCRDCQLLKHKDHNYQFLEDAYRNHRQHLENMTHQLQEKRKAIEEVSNCINNGLQQVDENRKSVTNEIKKSICNLIMEINRKGKILVNQLETLTKDHEVGLKKQQEDVSHLTRHLDHVINFTKWATASHSGTALLYCKRLILCQIHYLMRANCNASIVPQSSVRFQCRSGFWASNVDLGSLAVERIPGRQPSSMQQGFPPGQPGPGPRGEGPPGAFPPGSSAHQRGSTLAQLQLQVEKLAQHPNRAGQPPPNHWSWYQQGLKLPGPGGPPPQRPHQGGSPSQGPPNMVQIQQPGRSYGPPGPQTHPNPRSPTSMLQNAGFPPQSLRDLIHNSSFPPKPMDVLQGTSRYSHAPPPNTGPISTQASIHQRNMMEAAQLRRSDPSGASSSLSMPNPRASYAPSLATAFPDRHAQGRQNSPMSKSSSETNIGSASWKRTEPNAVAPPSSAKRRRRSSPGPIIVIKDEPEDDDEVSFVQSSVGASASLPDSSTGIQPKPQPQQQSLPAPMVEPQPEPQPEPQPQPEPQPQPEPQPEPQPETQPETQVELEADPQPDPEKAPCVPEDDPNEDWCAVCQNGGELLCCDRCPKVFHLNCHIPTLRESPSGEWFCSFCRDLTSPEMEYNPDSQVELPAMKEEPGSEGFPPVDKRKCERLLLCIYCNEFSTDFQEPASPSSIPEYKELIETPMDLSIVKSRLESKESPRYCSAEEFVKDVRLIFRNCAKYYQADTEVGGAGLSLEEYFEEQLKFLYQDRSFPGGREEGMIPPVEDEMEEGMEDDGMAPNEGDMPPVEDDLTPVEEGMPSMEKEGTEEGMDLVEGEMEEEGIPPLEESMEEEETSPVKEDSLPCDATEPVDPSIRGASSPNLSSKEAPQPLSDTPDNPPCEEAPQPLSDTPDNPPDSQGTSTADSQDTSPAAGLATENEGMTEEVRDKAEEE; encoded by the exons ATGGATGAGAGCCCAGAAGCTGCTGTGGACAACGATGACCTTGTTATTATAGTGGAAAACGAGGCAGAGAGCTTGCCAGTTGAAGAGGAGAGGGCGAAACAGCTAGGAGGTAGCATCGGTCTCATGGACACTTGCCCTGTCTGTAAGTTGAATTTCCACAATCGAGAGCCGAAACTTCTGCCATGCCTCCACTCTTTCTGCAAGAAGTGTCTTCCACCCCCTTCAAGGAACTTAGTCAACACTGAACAACGTCGCGACCCGCAACTTCAAGCGGACAACTCGAAACCACGTGAGATCC TCAATGTGATCCGCTGCCCAGTTTGTCGACAAGAGTGCTGGGAGGTGGAGGTGCTGGATAACTTCTTTGTGAAGGACTCTGTGGAGGTTCCCAGCAGCACAGTGGAGAAAACCAGTCAG GTGTGTATGAGTTGTGATGACAACACCGAGGCCACAGGGTtctgtgtggagtgtgtggagtTCCTGTGTGTGACGTGTATTGAGGCCCACCAGAGGGTCAAGTTCACCAGGGATCATACTATACGGCAGAAGGAAGAGATGTCCCCAG AGGCTGTGGGTGCGTCCTCACAGAAGCCAGTGTTCTGTGACATCCACAAGCAGGAGCCCCTCAAACTGTTCTGTGAGACCTGTGACCGTCTCACATGCAGGGACTGTCAGCTGCTCAAGCACAAAGACCACAA TTACCAGTTCCTTGAAGACGCCTACAGAAACCACAGGCAACACCTGGAAAACATGACGCATCAGCTACAGGAGAAGAGGAAAGCCATAGAAGAAGTGTCCAATTGCATCAACAATGG ACTCCAGCAAGTCGATGAAAACCGCAAGTCTGTCACCAATGAGATAAAGAAGTCAATTTGCAACTTGATCATGGAGATCAACAGAAAGGGAAAAATCTTGGTCAATCAACTTGAG ACACTGACGAAGGACCATGAGGTCGGACTAAAGAAACAACAAGAAGATGTCAGCCACCTGACCAGACATCTAGATCACGTCATCAACTTCACCAAGTGGGCCACAGCCAGTCACAGTGGCACAGCTCTCCTGTACTGCAAGAGACTG ATTCTTTGCCAAATCCATTACCTAATGAGGGCCAACTGTAACGCATCCATCGTCCCTCAGAGCTCAGTCCGCTTCCAGTGTCGCTCCGGTTTCTGGGCCTCAAATGTCGATCTCG GGTCTTTGGCAGTAGAGAGAATCCCTGGTCGGCAGCCCAGTTCCATGCAGCAGGGCTTCCCTCCTGGCCAGCCTGGCCCTGGCCCCAGAGGAGAGGGCCCTCCCGGGGCTTTCCCTCCAGGCTCCTCCGCACACCAGCGTGGGAGCACCCTGGCTCAGCTCCAGCTGCAGGTAGAGAAGCTTGCCCAGCACCCCAACAGGGCTGGACAGCCCCCTCCCAACCACTGGTCCTGGTACCAGCAGGGTCTGAAGCTCCCGGGGCCAGGGGGCCCCCCTCCACAGAGGCCCCACCAGGGGGGTTCTCCGTCGCAAGGTCCCCCCAACATGGTCCAGATCCAACAGCCGGGCCGGAGTTACGGACCCCCCGGGCCCCAAACCCATCCCAACCCCAGGAGCCCCACCTCTATGCTGCAAAACGCAGGATTCCCTCCTCAG TCTCTGAGGGATCTCATCCACAACTCCAGCTTTCCTCCCAAACCAATGGATGTGTTACAGGGTACCTCTCGCTACTCTCATGCACCCCCTCCCAACACAGGACCCATCAGCACTCAAGCCTCTATACACCAG CGTAACATGATGGAAGCCGCACAACTGAGGAGGAGTGACCCCAGTGGAGCTTCATCATCATTATCCATGCCCAACCCCAGAGCTAGTTATGCTCCGAGCCTAGCTACTGCCTTCCCAGACAGACATG caCAAGGAAGACAGAATTCCCCCATGTCCAAATCTTCCTCTGAAACCAACATAGG GTCTGCTTCCTGGAAGCGCACAGAGCCTAATGCGGTGGCTCCCCCCTCCTCAGCTAAGCGGAGGCGAAGGTCATCCCCCGGACCAATCATCGTCATCAAGGACGAACCAGAGGACGATGACGAAGTCAGCTTT GTGCAGTCTAGTGTTGGAGCCTCAGCCAGCCTGCCAGACAGCAGTACAGGCATCCAGCCCAAGCCCCAGCCCCAGCAGCAATCTCTCCCAGCACCCATGGTGGAGCCCCAGCCGGAGCCCCAGCCggagccccagccccagccggagccccagccccagccgGAGCCCCAGCCGGAGCCCCAGCCAGAGACCCAGCCAGAGACCCAGGTAGAGCTAGAGGCAGACCCCCAACCAGACCCAGAAAAGGCCCCATGTGTCCCTGAAGACGACCCCAATGAAGACTGGTGCGCTGTGTGTCAGAATGGGGGAGAACTGCTCTGCTGTGACCGATGTCCCAAAGTCTTCCATCTGAACTGTCATATACCTACACTTAGAGAGTCTCCCAG TGGTGAGTGGTTCTGTTCGTTCTGTCGTGACCTGACCAGTCCTGAGATGGAGTATAACCCAGATAGCCAGGTAGAATTGCCAGCCATGAAGGAGGAGCCAGGATCAGAGGGATTCCCTCCAGTTGATAAAAGGAAATGTGAGAGACTGTTGCTCTGCATCTACTGCAACGAGTTCAGTACAGATTTCCAGGAGCCTGCCTCACCGTCG TCAATCCCAGAGTATAAGGAGCTGATTGAGACTCCAATGGACCTGTCCATAGTGAAGAGCAGGCTGGAATCTAAGGAGAGCCCGCGTTACTGCAGTGCTGAGGAGTTTGTCAAGGATGTCAGGCTCATATTCAGGAACTGTGCAAAGTATTACCAG GCAGACACTGAGGTGGGAGGTGCAGGACTGAGCCTGGAGGAGTACTTTGAGGAGCAGCTGAAGTTCCTCTACCAAGACAGGAGCTTCCCTGGGGGCAGAGAGGAGGGCATGATACCCCCTGTGGAGGACGAGATGGAAGAAGGGATGGAAGACGATGGGATGGCTCCTAACGAAGGGGATATGCCCCCTGTTGAGGACGACCTAACACCTGTTGAAGAAGGGATGCCTTCTATGGAGAAAGAAGGAACTGAAGAGGGGATGGATCTtgtggaaggagagatggaggaagaagggaTACCTCCTTTAGAAGAGAGCATGGAAGAGGAAGAGACTTCTCCAGTGAAAGAAGACTCACTACCTTGTGATGCTACTGAACCAGTAGATCCATCAATAAGGGGTGCATCATCTCCCAACCTTTCCAGCAAGGAGGCTCCCCAACCCCTCTCAGATACTCCAGACAACCCTCCCTGCGAGGAGGCCCCCCAACCCCTCTCGGATACCCCAGACAACCCTCCTGACTCCCAGGGCACCAGCACTGCTGACTCCCAGGACACCAGCCCTGCTGCAGGCTTAGCCACAGAAAATGAGGGGATGACTGAAGAAGTGAGAGACAAAGCAGAAGAGGAATGA